A single window of Colletes latitarsis isolate SP2378_abdomen chromosome 4, iyColLati1, whole genome shotgun sequence DNA harbors:
- the LOC143341021 gene encoding chymotrypsin-2-like has protein sequence MVYKLMYAVVNCSIGIFTIMYALNILLVLCLAVTAYGLPGTQIVGGKDAPVGGFPYQVSLRQNNNHFCGGSILNSRYILTAAHCVVGQSPNKVTVHAGTNRLSEAGTVYKAQKILSHSGFNSMLLINDVAVILVDRAISFNEKVKPIQLASKDVPEGSSCILSGWGRLQAGGNLPNNLQYIDLRVEAQTKCKQNHWNLRESHICTFTKYGEGACNGDSGSPLVANGVQIGIVSFGRPCGIGSPDVYTRVTSFLSWIKQQQSLTLDLHEEQTNDDTV, from the exons ATGGTATATAAATTGATGTATGCAGTTGTCAATTGCAGTATTGGGATATTCACAATCATGTACGCTCTCAACATTCTTCTCGTACTTTGTCTCGCAGTCACGGCGTACG GGCTCCCTGGAACTCAGATCGTCGGTGGCAAAGATGCACCAGTTGGAGGGTTTCCGTACCAAGTTTCTCTCAGACAAAATAATAACCATTTCTGTGGTGGATCCATATTGAATAGTCGCTACATCCTCACTGCAGCTCATTGCGTCGTAGG GCAATCGCCTAATAAGGTAACCGTCCACGCCGGCACAAACCGTTTGAGCGAAGCTGGAACTGTTTATAAAGCGCAAAAAATTTTGTCCCATTCGGGATTCAACTCGATGTTATTGATTAACGACGTGGCTGTAATTCTTGTCGATAGAGCAATTTCTTTCAATGAAAAAGTTAAACCAATTCAACTGGCCTCGAAGGATGTGCCTGAGGGATCATCCTGCATTTTATCAGGATGGGGAAGGCTTCAG GCTGGAGGAAATTTGCCCAATAATTTGCAATACATAGACTTGCGCGTTGAGGCTCAAACAAAATGCAAGCAGAATCACTGGAATCTCCGTGAATCTCACATCTGCACATTCACCAAATACGGAGAAGGAGCATGCAAC GGTGACTCTGGTAGCCCCCTTGTTGCAAATGGTGTGCAAATCGGTATCGTATCCTTTGGACGACCATGCGGTATTGGAAGCCCTGATGTATACACGAGAGTAACATCATTCTTGTCCTGGATCAAGCAACAGCAATCTTTGACTCTGGACTTACACGAGGAACAGACTAATGATGATACAGTCTAA